A genomic window from Vagococcus sp. CY52-2 includes:
- a CDS encoding ATP-binding cassette domain-containing protein, whose product MELIIQDVVKKFDDKVILDEASFRFEKGKIYGLLGRNGAGKTTLFNCISKDLSIDSGTIQLKEDMIEHDFSDLEVGLVHATPTLPDFMTGYEFIKFFIDMNKEKMLNVRTPDEYLAKVGIKKEDRHRLLKDYSHGMKNKVQMIATMMAQPPVLLLDEPLTSFDVVAAHEMKELILSIKKDSVVIFSTHILQLAQDLCDEIVVLHKGKLTGFDPTKIHTNSFEADIVAMLSDEEGKSQDAVVEVIGESDDK is encoded by the coding sequence GTGGAGTTAATCATACAAGACGTAGTGAAAAAGTTTGATGATAAAGTGATTTTAGATGAAGCGAGTTTTCGATTTGAAAAAGGCAAAATATATGGATTATTAGGTCGAAACGGAGCGGGTAAAACGACACTTTTTAATTGTATATCAAAAGATTTATCTATTGACTCAGGGACGATTCAGTTGAAAGAGGACATGATAGAGCATGATTTTTCTGATCTAGAAGTTGGGTTAGTTCATGCTACCCCAACTCTACCAGATTTTATGACAGGTTATGAATTCATTAAGTTTTTTATTGATATGAATAAGGAAAAAATGTTAAACGTTCGAACGCCAGATGAGTATTTAGCAAAAGTTGGGATAAAAAAAGAGGATCGCCATCGGTTACTGAAAGACTACTCGCATGGGATGAAAAATAAAGTTCAGATGATTGCGACGATGATGGCGCAACCACCTGTCTTGCTACTTGATGAACCATTGACGAGTTTTGATGTGGTTGCAGCTCATGAAATGAAAGAATTGATTTTATCAATAAAAAAAGATTCCGTTGTGATATTCTCCACTCATATTTTACAGTTAGCACAAGATTTATGTGATGAGATTGTGGTGCTTCATAAAGGTAAACTAACAGGGTTTGATCCAACTAAAATTCATACGAATAGTTTTGAAGCGGATATTGTTGCCATGTTATCTGATGAAGAGGGTAAATCTCAAGATGCAGTGGTTGAAGTGATAGGTGAGTCAGATGATAAGTAA
- the proC gene encoding pyrroline-5-carboxylate reductase: MKIGIFGAGHMGGAMIKGWVRSNNISPTDILVKGGKGDTAKKLQQNIPFNLTDNLEDFDQVDMIFLAVKTPIILPVINELKNHLNKDLPIISVSAGVPISLMQEALGGSYPIAQAIPNTPVQINQGITGIAYSQTISNLDKIAIYDCLSLLGTVEEISEDKIDIFGTLAGCGPAFVDVFMEALGDAAVLHGMDRKLAYTVAAKMVSGSANLLLDSNKHPGELKDGVTSPGGTTIKGITALEKEGFRYATISGIDTIMQSYK; the protein is encoded by the coding sequence ATGAAGATCGGTATATTTGGCGCTGGCCATATGGGAGGAGCTATGATTAAAGGGTGGGTTCGCTCAAATAATATTTCTCCAACAGATATTCTTGTAAAAGGGGGTAAAGGGGACACAGCAAAAAAACTACAACAAAATATTCCTTTTAACCTAACTGATAATTTAGAAGATTTTGACCAAGTGGATATGATTTTTTTAGCCGTTAAAACACCTATTATTCTTCCAGTCATAAACGAATTAAAAAATCATTTAAACAAAGACCTTCCTATTATTTCTGTATCAGCTGGTGTCCCTATTTCCTTAATGCAGGAAGCTTTAGGTGGATCTTACCCTATCGCTCAAGCTATCCCCAATACACCTGTACAAATCAATCAAGGTATTACTGGTATTGCTTACTCACAGACAATAAGTAATCTTGATAAAATCGCAATCTATGATTGTTTAAGTCTTTTGGGAACGGTAGAAGAAATTTCTGAAGATAAGATTGATATTTTTGGTACATTGGCAGGATGCGGACCAGCATTTGTTGACGTCTTTATGGAAGCTCTAGGAGATGCGGCAGTATTACATGGTATGGACAGAAAATTAGCTTATACTGTTGCTGCCAAGATGGTAAGTGGATCAGCTAATTTATTACTAGACTCTAACAAACACCCTGGTGAATTAAAAGATGGTGTAACCTCTCCTGGCGGTACAACTATTAAAGGTATCACTGCTTTAGAAAAAGAAGGATTTAGGTATGCCACCATCTCTGGTATTGATACCATCATGCAAAGTTACAAATAG